The genomic region GATACGGCGGAATTGCTGAATGAGATTTCTGAGATTTCAGGAGGCAGGATAACAGTCGAAACGCATGATATCGAAGCAGACAGGGCTGTTGCCAAAAAGTACAGAATTGACAAGGCACCTGCAATAATAATACCGTTTGGTGATGTAGATGGAATGCGTTACTTCGGCATACCCGGCGGTTACGAGTTTATGAGCCTAATTGAAGATATGGTGGATGTGTCGAGGGAGAGAACCTCACTTCCCGATGATATCAGGTCGGAAATAAAGAAAATAGATACTGATGTGCATATCCAGGTTTTTGTGACACCCACATGCCCATGGTGTCCAAAAGCTGTCAGAACAGCGCATCAATTTGCAATGGAAAACAGCAAAATCACCTCTGATATGGTCGAATCCATGGAGTTTCCGGAACTCGCAGCCACATTTGAAGTAATGGCTGTCCCCAAGGTGGTAATCAATAACGGCACAACGTTCGAGGGCGCACTTCCTGAGCAAAATTTCCTCGACTACGTGAAGAGATCCATTTCGAATCAGGCGTAGTGTATTTGTCTGATCAGATAAACCTTTTAAGTTCCGGTATCAGCTTATCAACATCCTCCTCTTCATTGAAGCAGTGAATCGACATTCTTATGCCGCCGATACCCCCTGCGCCTCTGCACGAGAGGGCGAAGCCCCGTGTCGCGAGTTTGGCAACAATTTCGAAATGCTCTCGCCAGTTGTCTTTCAATCTGAACGTAAGAATCGAGGATCGCTCTGTTTTTTCGGAAGGAGATATAATTTTACCCCCAATGCCCTCTATTTTCTCTGAAGCGTATTCATACAGCTGATAAATTCTCTTCTCGACATTGTTTATATTCAGCTCGTTTAGCAATTGCAGCGAAACAGCATGAGCCGCAATTCCTGTATGATTCATCCAGCCGCCATATTCAAATCGCTTTGCTGTCCCAACCGCTTCACGCTCTTCAAATGGGTCATTTGACTCATCCGCGAAGTACGCCGGCCATCCTTTTTCCGGTTTCTTTGTGTTGTTCAGACTCGGATACGGCACTGCAAGTCGGTCAAAATTCCTCTGATTTACAAAGAGGACAGCCGAGCCAAATGGCGAAAACATCCATTTCTGTCCACCTGCGGCAACAAAATCAACATCATTTTTCCGAACATCGATGTTCCCTGCCCCCATCTGCTGAACGGCGTCAACGACAAGATAGCCTCCGGATTCATGGGTTATCTTTGCGATCTCCTTCAGATCTGCTCTGTATCCGTTCAGCCAGTTCACAGAGCTTATCAGGACAGCGCTCGTGTGCTCGTCTATCAGTCTGTCAAATCTTTCCGCTTCCACCTTTCCGTCGCCGCATTGCGCAATTCTCTGCTCAACACCCCTCTTTTTCCATCTTGCTCCTTCGAAACCGGCAGTCGGGAACTCTATGCTGTCCGTCACTATGTTTTCTCCCCTGGAAGGATTGATGCAGTTCATCGCGATCTGGAGACCCTGGGTTGTGCTGCTGCCTGCACACACGATTTCATCGGCATCGGCGTTAAGCAGTCTGGAAGCCTCTTTTCTCAGCTCGCCAGACTGTTGTTCCCAGAGCGCACTGACGTCGTTATCACTGAAATAATGAACGGAATCTGCCATCTCTTTCACTTTTTTCACTGCAGACGAGGGGGCCGGAGAAAATGAAGCCCAGTTGAAAAAAATCTTTTTGCCGAAAACTTCGAATTCCTCTCTTTTAAATCCGGACATGCCATGCCATAAGTTCAGCATGTCTTTATCGTTTTCATATGCCGGCCTCTACCTTTGCCCTCTTTTTCTCACTATATTGAATATATCGGCAAGTGCGAGCACACAGAAAATAAGTCCGATGATCAGTGTTATGAAAAAGAATATCTCAATGTCGCTGAAAATCGAAGTCGTATTGATTGTGGATACAGAATTTATGAAGGCAATGAGCATGAGAAGGATGCCGTTCAGTATTGTGAACAGGAAGAGCCTGTTTACCTGTGCGAAAATCGGCTGTTTAAGGCTCTCACCTGAAAAATGCGGAAGCATTGTCACCATGATGGCATAAGCAGCCAGGCCCAGCCCTATTATGGTACTGTAGACTGTAAGAAGTTCCGGCGTGTTGAAAAATGCTCTGAAATTTGACGAGGGGGAGTAAAGGCCAAACCTGCTGAGCCCCTTGTCCACCATAAGGAGCGTGAATATGAATGACACTATGAATGCGGTGCTCACCTTGTACAGGCTTTCAACTGTTCCTCTCATCCTGATTTGTGCCATGGGCTTAAGACAGAGCATCTCGATCTAAATTAAGTCTTTACTGTCGAATTACCAATTTCAAATAATCTTGATGTGCAGTATCAGCCTGTCCGTATCCCGAACGGGCAAGTTTAAAATATAGTCGATCAGCTATTATTCGCCAGAGTGGGTCGAACCTGTCAATACCGGCATTAATCATCTCCACAACAATTTATATTATTGTTAAAATCGGTTACCCCGGCATATTTGTTCTTATGCTTCTCGAAGGCATGCTTCTCCCTATACCATCCGAAGTCGTTATGGCTTTCGGCGGATATATGGTTGTTACAGGAGCCCTTCAGGCCCAGCTCGGAATTCCAGCAGTCATACTGCTGCTTTTATCCGGAACAGTCGGAAACGTTACCGGTGCCTCAATTGCATATTATATAGGCAAACTGGGAGGGTTGAGGTTCATAGAGCGCTATGGCCGTTACCTTCTGATTGATAATAAGTCTGTCATAAGGGCGCAGCGATTTTTCGATAAATATGGTTCTATGTCCGTGTTTGCGACAAGACTCCTTCCAATTTTCAGGACATTTATCTCTATTCCTGCCGGCATAGCGCAGATGGACATCAAAACATTCCTTGTATACACTTCACTGGGAACTTTGAGCTGGAATTCAATTCTTATCTATCTCGGATTCACGCTCGGAAGCAAATGGCAGCTTCTTCTGCCGTTTTTTGACTTTCTCACGTATGTTGTTGCGCTGGTAATAGTCGCATTTTTCATATGGTGGCTCTGCACAACAATCAAAAGAAAACACGTGGCGGCTTCGGCAAAGTAGCCGGCTGTTTTTACAACAGTCCTTTTCCTCCGTCAACAAGCAGCGTCTGGCCGGTTATGAACGATGCCTCGTCGGAAAGCAGAAATCTTACCGGACCGGCTATGTCTGTCGGTGTTCCCCATCTTCCCAGCGGTGTATCAATTTCTACCTCCTTCTTGAAATCAGGGTCGCGCCACCCCGACATGTTCAGATCGGTCATAACGAAACCGGGTGCGACACAGTTGACTCTCACCTCCGGTGCAAGATCCAATGCCAAACTTTTTGTGAGATGGGATACAGCGGCCTTGCTTGCCTGATAGGCATAAGCACCCCTGTCCGGGACCAGACCCAGAATGGATGAAATATTGACCACGCAGCCTCTGTTTTTCTTTAGCTGCTGAAACAGGCTTTTGATCAGAAAAATACCGGCCCTGAGATTCGTGTTGATCACACTTTCCCATTCGTTGAAATTCATTTCAGTCAGTCCGCTACCCGAGTAAATGCCAGCATTGTTGACAATTCCATACAGCTTTCCTGTTCTATCTTCAACCATCCGTGCAAGTTGCAGTACGCCCTGTCTCTTTGAAAGGTCTGCTTTCAATAACCGCTCCTCCCTTTTCCCCCCTATCTCATGTAGAAGAGAAAGTGCCTCCTTTTCGTTTTTATTGTAGTGTACCAGAACATCTGCGCCTGCCTCAGTCAATGAAAGGGCAACTGCTCTGCCTATTCCTCTGCTCGCACCAGTTACGAGAATTACTTTCTTCCGTAAAGTGGTGGAATTTCCTGCCATACCAAATAAAGCACCTTCTATCATGAATTCACTCTCTGCGTGGTCAGGCGATCTTTTCAAGATTGCCCCTGTACCTCCTGCAGAATGTATTGTAATTTTCTTTGTACTTTGTCCAGACGTCTCTGTATTCCTGCGTAATCTTACCGATGACTCTGGCCGGAACACCCACTGCAACAGACTCATCGGGAATTTCGGATCTTGCCTTCACCACGCATCCTTCACCCACCGCTGCCCATTTGCCGACGAGTGCGAAATCAGAAACCACAGATCCCATGCCGAGTGTCGCCCAGTCTGAAACCCTTCCTGTGTGGACTATGGAAGCATGCCCAAGTGTCACATGCTCTCCAATATCCGTTTGTTCGCCGGGTCTTGCGTGAATCACGCAGTTGTCTTCTACAGCCGTATATGCTCCAACATTGATTTTCCCGTAGTCTCCTCTCAAAACAGCACCCGGACCCACCCACACGTTTTCCCCTATCGACACAGCTCCAATGACTGTCGCGTTCTCGAATATGTATGCCGATTCGGCTATCTCTGGAATTCTTCCCTCAAACGAATATAAGGACATCGTATCTTCCATACAATTCATGGTGATTAATTTTTGTTTAGATGTAAAAATTGGCTCCGCACCGCTGTGAATCCGCGCAGTTGTCCGAATCTGCCGTTCATGTAGACGGGCGTACATCTGAGTGTTATAAGAAGGAATGACCGGAAAATCAGCGGGCAAGTACTTTTCCAGTTATTGTCTGAGACCTATGCAATCCGCAATAATTCCGGGTATCACTTGTCCTTGCTTGGCTCAAAAATTATCTCCATAGTCCCCTTCTTGACAACAACGCCGTCCTCAAAAGTGATTGTTTCTTTATCGCTCTTTACAATCCTTCCATGGTTTACGCCACATTTGCTTGCGACACTGCTGTCCGGTTTCATGTTCTGCATTAGTGCGACCTCCTGATCTTCATCAAATTCCTTTTTCTTGGTTCAGTCTGTGAACTCCGATCGGCTATAAGTGAATATTCTCCCTGATATTTTCCTTTTTGGAGTCGTGATGTTCCACCCTATGACCCTTTTTGAGAAAAACATTTATGATTCATAATATGTGGGTGCGGAATGTAATTCAACATGCAATTCAAAATTCAGATAGCAGGGCAGCAGCTGAAGCTTGAAATATGGTCACTCTTCCTGGGATCTGTAGTTGCAAGCGTCCTGCTACTGTATGCCGGCAGCCCATTTTGGCTATTTTTTACAGGTTTCATCTTCGGTACAATGTCCAGGCGCGGAATTGCAGATCTGCTGATAAACGGTCTCGCTTCTTCGGCATCCTTGCTTCTTCTACTCCTTTTATTAGGCCAATCCGGTGTACCGGGCATTGAATCAATGCTGCTGTTTCTTTCACAAAGAAGCTCAAGTATGATTTTGAATATTATGTCGATCATTGTGTTTCTGTTCCTTGTTTCAGGGCTGGGTGCAGTCTCAGGCTCGCTATTGCTGAAATCCAGAATTTTCCACCCGGCGTAATTTCAGAAACCCCTAAAGTCGTGACCCTGAAATCGCCGTTTTGCTCAGAAAAATAGCGCCATCTTCT from Candidatus Sysuiplasma jiujiangense harbors:
- a CDS encoding thioredoxin family protein, coding for MELIKDKERTKLKEIFDNELEKNVRIVLFTSKDNCEYCDDTAELLNEISEISGGRITVETHDIEADRAVAKKYRIDKAPAIIIPFGDVDGMRYFGIPGGYEFMSLIEDMVDVSRERTSLPDDIRSEIKKIDTDVHIQVFVTPTCPWCPKAVRTAHQFAMENSKITSDMVESMEFPELAATFEVMAVPKVVINNGTTFEGALPEQNFLDYVKRSISNQA
- a CDS encoding DedA family protein produces the protein MLLEGMLLPIPSEVVMAFGGYMVVTGALQAQLGIPAVILLLLSGTVGNVTGASIAYYIGKLGGLRFIERYGRYLLIDNKSVIRAQRFFDKYGSMSVFATRLLPIFRTFISIPAGIAQMDIKTFLVYTSLGTLSWNSILIYLGFTLGSKWQLLLPFFDFLTYVVALVIVAFFIWWLCTTIKRKHVAASAK
- a CDS encoding SDR family oxidoreductase, with the translated sequence MAGNSTTLRKKVILVTGASRGIGRAVALSLTEAGADVLVHYNKNEKEALSLLHEIGGKREERLLKADLSKRQGVLQLARMVEDRTGKLYGIVNNAGIYSGSGLTEMNFNEWESVINTNLRAGIFLIKSLFQQLKKNRGCVVNISSILGLVPDRGAYAYQASKAAVSHLTKSLALDLAPEVRVNCVAPGFVMTDLNMSGWRDPDFKKEVEIDTPLGRWGTPTDIAGPVRFLLSDEASFITGQTLLVDGGKGLL
- a CDS encoding gamma carbonic anhydrase family protein; protein product: MSLYSFEGRIPEIAESAYIFENATVIGAVSIGENVWVGPGAVLRGDYGKINVGAYTAVEDNCVIHARPGEQTDIGEHVTLGHASIVHTGRVSDWATLGMGSVVSDFALVGKWAAVGEGCVVKARSEIPDESVAVGVPARVIGKITQEYRDVWTKYKENYNTFCRRYRGNLEKIA
- a CDS encoding aminotransferase class V-fold PLP-dependent enzyme is translated as MSGFKREEFEVFGKKIFFNWASFSPAPSSAVKKVKEMADSVHYFSDNDVSALWEQQSGELRKEASRLLNADADEIVCAGSSTTQGLQIAMNCINPSRGENIVTDSIEFPTAGFEGARWKKRGVEQRIAQCGDGKVEAERFDRLIDEHTSAVLISSVNWLNGYRADLKEIAKITHESGGYLVVDAVQQMGAGNIDVRKNDVDFVAAGGQKWMFSPFGSAVLFVNQRNFDRLAVPYPSLNNTKKPEKGWPAYFADESNDPFEEREAVGTAKRFEYGGWMNHTGIAAHAVSLQLLNELNINNVEKRIYQLYEYASEKIEGIGGKIISPSEKTERSSILTFRLKDNWREHFEIVAKLATRGFALSCRGAGGIGGIRMSIHCFNEEEDVDKLIPELKRFI